The Mycolicibacterium fluoranthenivorans DNA window TCTGCTCGCGGTCGATCAGCACGTTCATCGACGCGACCCTGACCGGCATCGCCACCCAGATCGAACTCGAACGCGACGAACTCACCCACGGCACCCACGCCGAACGGCGCGAGACCGTCGCGCTCATCCTCGACGGCGCACCCATCCCCCGGCAGCGCGCCGAAAGCCGCCTCGGCTACGCATTGACCGGCACCCACACCGCCGTGGTGATCTGGTGCGAGCACCCCGACGGGGACCTGGCCCAACTCGAGCGGGCCGCCGAGGCAATCGGGCTGGCGGCCGGTGGACGGCGCCCGCTGAGCGTGCTGCCCAGTGTGGCGACCCGCTGGGTGTGGGCACCCGGCCACATCGAGACCTGCGCGCTGGAAGCACTCGTCGCCCAGTCGCCCGATATCCGGGTGGCGATCGGCTCGACAGCCGAGGGAATCGACGGCTTCCGGCGCAGCCATTTCGACGCGATCACCACGCAGCAGATGATGGCGAGGCTGCATTCACCGCAACGGCTCGCCTTGTTCACCGACATCCAGCTGGTCGCCCTGATCACCGCCGATGCCGCCCGGGCCGCCGAGTTCGTGCACCGGACGCTCGGCGACTTCGAGAACGCGAGTCCCGAACTACAGCACACGGTACGAACATTCGTCGGCGAACAGTGCAACGCCTCGCGGACGGCCGCACGGCTGTACACCCATCGCAACACCCTGCTGCGGCGGCTGGCACGCGCCGACGAGCTGCTGCCCCGCCCGCTGGCCGAGCGCAGCGTGGACGTCGCCGTCGCACTGGACGTCGTGCGCTGGAGCGCTCAGTCCAGGACCGCGTCCAGATAGCGCAGCGCTTCGGCTTTTCCGATCCCGAGTTGGCGTGCCGTCTCGGCGAAGGCATGCGCGGCGGCCGCCATCACCGTATCGGCCGGATCCACCCGCGCCACGAATGTGCCGAACCGCCCACGGGTTTCGAGAATGCCCGCTGCTTCCAACTCCCGATACGCACGGGCGACGGTGTTGACCGCCAGTCCCACTTGCCCGGCCAGATCGCGCACCGTCGGCAAGCGAGTGCCCGGCTCCAGCCGGCCATCCCGCACCACATCAATGATCTGGGTCCGTAACTGGTCGAACAAAGGGCTTGCCGACTGCGCGTCCAGCCGGACCCACTCCCCCAACCCGGCCATGTGCCCAGTATCGCCCACACCCGCTACTTTGGTGGTGTGCAGGTGACGGTGCTCAGCGGGGCCGGCATGTCCGCCGAGAGCGGTGTGCCGACGTTTCGCGACGTGGAGACGGGTTTATGGGCGAACGTCGACCCCTACGAGATCTCCAGCAGCGAGGGGTGGCAGCGGCACCCGGAGAAGGTCTGGGCGTGGTACCTGTGGCGTCACTACATGATGGACGCCGTCCAACCGAACAACGGCCACCGCGCCGTCGCGGCGTGGGAAGACTACGCCGATGTCCACATCGCCACCCAGAACGTCGACAATCTGCATGAACGCGCCGGCAGCAGCCAGGTCCACCACCTGCATGGCAGCCTGTTCGAATTCCGTTGCGATCGTTGCCATTTACCGTTCACCGGAGCACTGCCGGCGATGCCGGCGCCGGTCGAGGCCATCGACCCGCCCCGGTGCGCGTGCGGCGGCCTGATCCGGCCCGATGTGGTGTGGTTCGGCGAAGGCCTGCCCGACGCCGCCTGGAACGGCGCGGTGACTGCGGTGACCGGGGCCGATGTGGTGATCGTGGTGGGTACGTCGTCGATCGTCTATCCGGCCGCGGGCCTGCCGGAGGCCGCGCTGGCCAACGGTATCCCCGTCATCGAGGTGAACCCGCAGGCCACGCCCTTGTCGGCGGCCGCGACGGTGGTGGTGCGGGAGACCGCGGCCAGGGCACTGCCCGGGCTGCTGCAGCGCCTGCCCGCCCTGCTGGGTTAACCGGGCCGCACCGCCTGGCCGATCGCGAACTCGGCGACCGGCACCGGCACCCACGCCGGGAACGTCAGCTGGCGCCGCGACCTGCTCACCTCGAATCCGGCGGCCACGATCGAGGCTTCGGTATCGCGGTGGGTGTGGCAATTGCCGAGCAGTCGCGGCCACACCGTCGCGTCGGCCAGCCGCTGTAGCGAGGCGCGCGGGCCCGAGCTGGCGGCGTGTTCCAGATAGCGCAACTGGCCACCCGGTGAGATCATCGAAAATAGTTGCCGCAGAACGGCATCGGGTTCATCTAACGAGCACAGCACCAGCGAGCACACCACAGCGTCGAACATTTTCCCGTCGCTTCGCTCGCCCCAGGAGGGCTGCTGCGCGGCGTAGGTCTCGACGGTGTCGGTGCTGACGGTCACCGGCACGGGCGCCGATTGAGCCGCACGGACTGCCACTTCGGCAAGCCGGGGTTCGGGTTCGACCGCGACGACCTCGGTGACACCGGTCGGATAATGGGCGAAATTGGTGCCGGTGCCCGCACCGACCTCCAGCACCCGGCCGGTCAGTCCCGCGAGGTTCTCCACCCGCAGCCGCCGCAGCGACTCGGGTTCGTGGCCGGACATCACGGTCCACAGCCGGGCGAAGAACGGATTCTCGATAGTCGTCATCTGAGCTCCTGCAATTTCGCAATGGTCTCTTCCGGGGTGGCGTCCGGACCCACGATGCCGTGAACGATGCGGCCACAGCACACGGCGCTCAACACGCGGTCGGCGAACTGCTCGGCATCACCCCACGGCAGGTACGGCTTGGCGATCAACAGGGCCGCCACACCGTGCACGGCGGTCCACAGTTCCAGCGCAGCGGCCGTCGAATCCCCTTGCGGGTATATCCCCTCGGCCATCAGCGTTTCGATCGAGTCACGCATGTGCACGAACGCCGAACTGGCCAGGGTCATATCGACGTCACTGCCGGGACTGCCTTCGCCCATCGTCGCGATCCGGTACAGCTGCGGGGTCTCGCGGGCGAACCGCACGTAGGCCAGCCCCTGGGCGCGCAGCACCTCGATGGTGGAGCTCTTGCCCACCGCGACCCGCTGCATCTCCTCGTCGAGTCTCTCGAAGTACCGGGCGCACACGGCGTCCAGCAGTGCGTCCTTATCGGCGAAATGCAGGTAGATCGACGGGGAGGTGACACCGACGCGCTGCGCTACCGCCCGGATCGACACCGCTTTCGCGTGACCCGTCTCCAGGAGTAGTTCGGTGGTCGCGTCGAGGATCTCCTCGCGCAACTGTTCACCGGAGCCGCGGGCAGCCCGCCGGCGTTTGAGAGCTTCAACCACGCTGACCAGTGTCCGTCACACCGGCGGCCACGGGCTCGCGCCCCTCCGTGTCGTGCTCCCGACCGTTCTCACTGATACCGATCCGCTCGTGCAGCCACGCCAGCGGCTTCGGCGCCCACCAGTTCCAGCCACCCGCCACGTGCATGAACGCCGGCACCAGCACCATCCGCACCAGGGTGGCATCGACCAGCACCGCCAGTGTCAGCCCGACGCCGAACATCCGCATGAACGACACCTGTGCGGCGATCAGCGCGGCGAACGAGATCGACATGACCAGCGCGGCGGCGGTGATGACCCGGCCGGTGCGGGCCAGACCGAGCGCCACCGCCCTGTCGTTTCGCTGCCGGGTCGGCCCGTCCAGGGACAACCAGTACTCCCGGATGCGCGCCGCCAGGAACACCTCGTAGTCCATCGACAACCCGAACGCGATGCAGAACAACAAGACCGGCATATTGGCCACCAGCGTGCCGGTGGCCGTCGTTCCGAGCGCCGACAGATGTCCGTCCTGGAAGATCCACACCAGGGCCCCGAACGCTGCGGTGAGCGAAAGCACGTTGAGCACAAGGGCTTTCAGGGGAAGCACCACACTGCCGGTGAGCAGGAAGAGCAGACCGAAGGTGATCACCGCGATCACGCCGAGCACCCAGGGCAGCCGGGTGGTGATGGCGGTGACGCTGTCGCGGTTGATCTGCGCGATCCCGCCGAACTCGACGGCACGGCCATCCGGTCCGCTGACGGCGTGCAGCGCGTCGAGCTGCTGCTCGGAGACATCGGAGAACAGTGGCGCGGTGCTGGCCACGGTGAGGAACGCACTGCCCTCGGCGAGACCGGCAGTCGGCCCCGCGCGGCCCACCTTGCCACCCCCGACGAAGGTGCCGGTCGGGCTGGAGACCGAGGTCACCGCGGCGACTTTCGACAGCTGCGCTGCGTAGCGGTCGAGTTCGGCCGGCGTCAGGCCGTCGGCGTCGGGGATGACGGCGGTCACCGCCGTGGCGGAGTTGTCGGTGAAGTCATTGCGCAACTGGTCGCCGACCTCGTGCGCCGATGCGGAGGTGGGCAGCACCCGGTCGTCGGGGAAGCCCCATTTGACGCCGAGGAACGGTGCACCGAGCAGCACCAGCAGCGCCGTGACGGCGAGGCCGATCGGAATGGCCCGGCGCATCACGGCACCGGCCCACCGGTACCAGAACAGCTGCTCGACCGGTTTGGCGGCGGGAGCGGGCCCGCGCCGGAACAGCCGGCGCACGTTGAGGGCGTCGAGCCGGTCACCGAGAAACCAGATCGCGGCCGGCGTGACGATGACGGCCGCCATTGCGGCGAAGCCCACGGTCGCGACGCCGGCGTAGGCGAAGGACTTGAGGAAGTACATCGGGAACAGCAGCATGGCGGCCATCGACAGCGCCAGCGTCGTCGCCGAGAACAGCACCGTGCGCCCGGCCGTCGCCATGGTGCGGATCAGCGCGCGGTCCCGCGGCTGCCCCTCGGCGAGTTCATCGCGGTAACGGCTGATGATCAGCAGGGTGTAGTCGATGGCCAGCGCCAGTCCCATCGCGGTGGACAGGTTGAGCGCGAAGATCGACACATCGGTGGAGAAGGTGATGAGCCGCAGCACCGACATCGTGCCCAGGATCGCCATCCCGCCGACCAGCATCGGCAGGGCGGCCGCGACCAGCCCGCCGAACACCCAGACCAGCACCAGGAAGCTCAGCGGGATCGCGATGGACTCCATGAGCAACAGGTCCCGCTCGGTCTGGGCATTGATCTGGGCGTAGACCATGGAGACGCCACCGCTCTTGATCGTCACCCCGGGGTGACCGTCGGCCACGTGCGTCAGCGAGTCGGACAGTTCCTTGGCGTACTTCTGGGCGTCGTTCTCCCCGCCGGTGATGCCGGCGACGACGAGACCGGACCTCTTGTCCTTGCTCACCAGATCCGCTGCTGCCGCGGGCGGCACCGTCCACGCCGAGGTCACCTGCGCCACATGGGGTGACTCCCCGAGGGCGGCGGCGATCTCCTTCCCGACGGTGGTCGCCGCGGCACCGTTGACACCGTCGGGCGAGCTGACGGTGATGATCAGCTGCATATCGCCCTGGTGGAACTTGTCAGTCAGCAGCTGCGTCGCGTGGGCCGATTCCGATGTCGGGTCCTGGAAACCCCCGGCGGACAGGCTCTTGGCGACCGGGATGCCGAAGATCGCGGCCGCCACCATGACCAGGGCCGAGAGCGCCAGCACACGTCGGGGCGCGGCCATCGCGAGGAGCGCGATTCGATTCAGCATGCAGCTTCCCCTCACCAGAACGGCTTTAATATCGCCGTTAAGTTAACAGCGATAACTTGTACCGTCAATCCGTCTTCCCCGATCACGACGCAGCGTTAAGGACGGTTCACCGCCGGGCCGGGCCCTACTCCGGAGTAGAACTCGGAAGTAACATTTGCTGGAGTCACATCGGCGCCCCCGTGTGTCGGCACACACATCGCGGGGTTCTGAAATCGTTGATCTTGAAGCTCAGGCGCAGGTCAGGGTCATCCTGACTGTTGAGTAAGGCGATCGGGCGCAACGCCCGCAAACATCCCGAACCTACCCGGCGGTAAGAATTGCCACGATATTCAGAATCGTGACTCAAAGATTCCTTAAATGTGACCCATACGCTCAGTGTCATGTGGATCGACGACACCAGTGCCGATGTCATCAAAGTCGACTTTGACGCCCTGTACCACGGGGATGTCCTCGTCGAGGGTGACACCTCCGAGCAGTTCCCTGACCTCGCTGCAGCGGTCTGACCGCAGCAGTTCCCTCCTAGCACCACAACGCCGCTGAGCCATGCCTCGGCGGCGTTGTGGCGTCTCGGGGACGTCCCGACAACGAGAACCGCGCGGCCGAACGTCATTGTTCGACCGCGCGGTCAGTTCGTAGCGCAGCTCAGGCGCTGGCTTTTTCTTCCTCGTCGAGGACGACCATGTCGGCCAGCCGGCCGATGATGATGTCTTCGGCTTCGTCGACGATGCGGGTGATGAGATCGGCGACGGTCGGGATGTCGTGGATCAGGCCCATGACCGTACCCGCGGTCCAGATGCCGGCATCGATATCACCGTCCTCGAACACCTTGCGGCCACGCACACCGGCCACCAGGTCCTTGACGTCCTCGAACTGGCCACCGCCGGCGAGGATCTGCACCACCTCACGTGAGACCGCGTTGGACGCGACACGCGCGGTGTTGTGCAGGCTGCGGAAGATCAGCTCGGTGCCACGCTCGTCACCCGCGACGATGGCCTCCTTGACGTTCTGGTGGATACAGGACTCCACGGTGCACATGAACCGGGTACCCATGTTGATCCCGTCGGCGCCCAAGGCCAGCGCCGCCACCAGACCACGTGCATCACCGAAACCACCCGAGGCGATCATCGGGATCTCGATCTCCTTGGCCGCAGCCGGAATCAGCACCAAGCCCGGCACATCATCCTCACCGGGGTGCCCGGCGCACTCGAAGCCGTCGATGCTGATGCCGTCCACACCGAGGGTCTGCGCCTTGACCGCGTGGCGCACCGAGGTGCACTTGTGCAGCACCTTGATCCCGTTGTCGTGGAACATCGGCAGATGCGGCCCGGGGTTGGAACCCGCGGTCTCCACGATCTTGATACCGGCGTCGACGATCACCTGGCGGTACTCGTCATACGGGGGCGGGGTGATCGACGGCAGGATCGTCAGGTTCACCCCGAACGGCTTGTCGGTGAGATCGCGGGTCTTGGCGATCTCATTGGCCAGGTCCGCCGGCGTCGGCTGGGTCAGTGCGGTGAGGAAACCCAACCCACCCGCATTCGCGACGGCCGCCACCAGTTCGGCGCGACCCACCCACTGCATACCGCCCTGGGCGATGGGGTGTTCGACCCCGAAGGCCTCGGTGAACTTCGTAACCAGAGTCATTACTTCTCCTCGTCTACCGCGGGGCCATACGGATCGCACCGTCGAGGCGGATGACCTCGCCGTTGAGCATCGGGTTCTCGACGATGTGCACCGCCAGCGCGCCGTACTCGTCCGGATCGCCCAGCCGCGCCGGGTGCGGCACCTGCTGGCCGAGGGAGCGCTGCGCCTCCTCCGGCAGTGAGCCCAGCAGCGGCGTCTTGAACAGACCCGGGGCGATGGTGCAGACCCGGATCAGGCTGCGCGACAGATCGCGCGCGATCGGCAGGGTCATCCCGACGACGCCGCCCTTGGACGCCGAGTAGGCCGCCTGGCCGATCTGGCCGTCGAACGCCGCGACCGAGGCGGTGTTGATGATGACGCCACGTTCCTCGTTCTTGAGCGGCTCCGTCTTGGCGATGCGCTCGGCGGCCAGCCGCAGCACGTTGAAGGTGCCGATCAGGTTGACCTCCACCACCTTGCGGAAGCCGTCCAGCGGGAACGGGCCTTCCTTACCGAGGGTCTTGATGGCGTTGCCGATACCGGCGCAGTTGACGTTGATGCGCACCGGGCCGAGCGACTCGGCCACATCCAGGGCCTTGCTGACCGCGTCCTCGTCGGTGACGTTGGCGGCGACGAACTTGGCGCGCTCACCCAGCTCGGCGACCGCTTCCTCGCCCTTGAGGTCGATGACGACGACCGACGCGCCGGCGTCGAGCAGTCGCTTGGTGGTCGCCAGGCCGAGGCCCGAGGCCCCGCCGGTGACAACTGCTACCGAATCCTTGATTTCCACGTGCCGTGCTTCCTTCCTATCGGGGTCGTTGCCGGGCTCTAGGCCCAGTCGGTGAGAATCGTGTCGTTGTCGGCGCCGACCACCGGGGGCCGCGTGGGCTGCCCCGGCCGGCTGCGGGAGAACCTCGGGGCGGGCATCGGCTGCAGGCCGCTACCCGTCTCGTAGAAGGTGTCGCGCTCGGCCACATGCGGTTCGGTGAGCACCTCGCCGAACGCCAGCACCGGTGTGGCGCAGGCATCCGAACCCGCGAAGATCTGCGCCCACTCGTCGCGCGTCTTGGTCTTGAACACCTCGGTGAAGGTGGTCCGCAGCTCTTCCCAGCGGGCCATGTCGTTCTGGCCGGGCAGCTCCGCTTGGTCCAGCCCCAGCTTGGCCAGCAGCTCGGCGTAGAACTGCGGTTCGATGGCACCGATCGCGAAATGCTTGCCGTCGGCGGTCTCATAGGTGTCGTAATAGGGAGCGCCGGTGTCGAGCATGTTGGTGCCACGCTCGTCCGACCACAGGCCCTGCGACCGGAACGACCACATCATCTGGATCAGCACGCTGGAGCCGTCGATCATGGCCGCATCGACCACCTGCCCCTTGCCCGAGGTCTGACGTTCGAAGAGCGCCGAGAGGATACCCAGCAGCAGGAACATCGACCCGCCACCGAAATCACCGGCCAGGTTCAGCGGCGGCACCGGCTTCTCGCCCTTGCGCCCGATCGCGTGCAGCACACCGTTGAGGGAGATGTAGTTGATGTCGTGACCGGCCTGCAGTGCCCGCGGGCCGTCCTGCCCCCACCCCGTCATCCGGGCGTAGACCAGCTTCTCGTTGACCTTCGCGCAATCCTCGGGCCCGAGGCCGAGCCGTTCGGTGACACCGGGCCGGAAACCCTCGATCAACACATCGGCCTTGGCCACCAAATCGAGCACGAACTGTTTGCCCTCAGCGGATTTCAGATCGGCGGTGACGCTGCGCCGGTTGCGCAGCATGGCATCTTTGGCGGGGCTGTTCGACGCCGTCGGGCGGTCCACCCGCACCACGTCTGCGCCCAGATCGCCCAGAATCATCGCCGCGTGCGGGCCGGGGCCGATACCGGCCAATTCGACAACCCGCAATCCGTGCAGTGGTCCCGTCATACCGCCGTCCTTCGTCGTTGAGTTTCTCGTCGAGTACGAGTTAGTTGACCGCCGACATAGCTTACTTGTATAACCAAGTCGACCGGCCGTGGGCCACCCAGCCAACCGTGAGGGCGCATCTCATGACATATGCCAGCATCGATTCCCTGCTCGTCGAGCTCGACGACGGGGTGCTGTCGGTGACCCTCAATCGTCCCGACACGCTGAACTCGCTGTCCGAAGCCATGCTGACCGGTGTCGCCGAAGCCCTCGAGCGGGCCGCCACAGACCCCGCGGTCCGCGTCGTGAAGTTGGCCGGCGCGGGCCGCGGTTTCAGCTCCGGCGCCGGTATCAGCGCCGAGGATGTCTCGGCCAAGTCCGTCAACGGACCGGAGGAGGTGCTCGACGCCGCCAACCGCGCGGTGCGGTCCATCGTCGCGCTGCCCAAACCCGTCGTCGCCGTGGTGCAGGGCCCGGCCGCCGGCGTCGGCGTCTCGCTGGCGCTCGCCGCCGATATCGTATTGGCTTCGGAGAAGGCCTTTTTCATGCTGGCCTTCACCAAGATCGGACTGATGCCCGACGGCGGCGCCTCCGCCTTGATCGCGGCGGCCGTCGGGCGCATCCGCGCGCAGCGGATGGCACTGCTGGCCGAGCGCATCACCGCGGCCGAGGCCTACGACTGGGGTCTGGTCACCACGGTGCACGCCGCCGAGGACTTGGACGCCGCCGTGGCCAAGGTGATCGACACCTTGGCCACCGGCCCGGCCGTGTCGCTACGTAAGACCAAGCAGGCCATCAACGATGCCACCCTCACCGAACTCGAGGCCGCACTCGAGCGCGAACGCGAGGGTCAGCTGGTCCTGCTGACCTCCGACGATTTCCGGGAGGGCACCAGAGCCTTCCAGGAGCACCGCAAGGCCACCTTCACCGATACGTGATCCTGCGCCGAATAATTCGGTGGCTTCGACCAACCCCGATCGGTCACCATCGGTGATGTGACCACGCAATTGGAGCGACCGCGCTGGCGGGTACTCGCACCGTTGCGACACCGGGAGTACCGCCTGTTGATCGGCGCCGTCGCGCTGTCCATCTTCGCCTCCGGCATGTGGACGGTGGTGATGGCGCTGCAGGTCATCGCGCTGGACAACGACCCCACCGCGCTGTCCCTGGTGGCAACCTGCTTGAGCGCAGGCTTGATCGCGTTCGTCCTGGTCGGCGGCATCGCCGCGGACCGTCTGCCGCAGCGCGCCATCATCATCGCCGTCGAATCGGTCAACACCGCCGTGGCCACGGCGGTGGCGGTACTCGGCCTCACCGGCCAGCTGCGGTTGTGGCACATGGCCGTGGGCGCCACCGCCCTCGGCGTGGGCGCCGCATTCTTCTTCCCGGCATACAGCGCCTACCTGCCGCGGCTGCTCCCGCCAGAACAACTGCTGGCCGCCAACGGAATCGAGGGCATGCTCCGGCCCACCATGCAGCAGGCCGTCGGTCCGGCGGTGGCCGGCATGCTGATCGGCGCCACCTTCCCGTCGCTGGGTGCCGTGGCCGTCGCCATTCTCTACGGCACCGGCTTGATCCTGCTCATCGCGACCAGGCCGGTGGCCCAAGCAGTTCCGGCCGAACGTCCGAGCACGCATCCGCTGGCCGATCTCCGGGACGGCTTCCGGTTCATGGTGCGCACCCCGTGGCTGCTCGCGACCTTGCTGTTCGCGAGCGGTTTCGTCCTGCTCATCATCGGTCCACTGGAAGTGCTGCTGCCGTTCATCACGAATGCGCGCTTCGCACACGGTGAGCGGATCTTCGGTTTCGTGCTGGCAGCGTTCGGCCTCGGCGGGGCGGTCGGTGCGATCGCGATCTCGTCGGTGCGCCTGCCGCGGCGCTATCTCACGGTCATGGTGATGTGCTGGGGACTGGGCAATCTGCCGCTGGTCGCGATCGGCTACACGGCGTCGTTCGCGGTGATGGCGGCGGCCGCCTTCGTGGTGGGCATG harbors:
- a CDS encoding GntR family transcriptional regulator; translated protein: MAGLGEWVRLDAQSASPLFDQLRTQIIDVVRDGRLEPGTRLPTVRDLAGQVGLAVNTVARAYRELEAAGILETRGRFGTFVARVDPADTVMAAAAHAFAETARQLGIGKAEALRYLDAVLD
- a CDS encoding CaiB/BaiF CoA transferase family protein codes for the protein MTGPLHGLRVVELAGIGPGPHAAMILGDLGADVVRVDRPTASNSPAKDAMLRNRRSVTADLKSAEGKQFVLDLVAKADVLIEGFRPGVTERLGLGPEDCAKVNEKLVYARMTGWGQDGPRALQAGHDINYISLNGVLHAIGRKGEKPVPPLNLAGDFGGGSMFLLLGILSALFERQTSGKGQVVDAAMIDGSSVLIQMMWSFRSQGLWSDERGTNMLDTGAPYYDTYETADGKHFAIGAIEPQFYAELLAKLGLDQAELPGQNDMARWEELRTTFTEVFKTKTRDEWAQIFAGSDACATPVLAFGEVLTEPHVAERDTFYETGSGLQPMPAPRFSRSRPGQPTRPPVVGADNDTILTDWA
- a CDS encoding MMPL family transporter, with the protein product MLNRIALLAMAAPRRVLALSALVMVAAAIFGIPVAKSLSAGGFQDPTSESAHATQLLTDKFHQGDMQLIITVSSPDGVNGAAATTVGKEIAAALGESPHVAQVTSAWTVPPAAAADLVSKDKRSGLVVAGITGGENDAQKYAKELSDSLTHVADGHPGVTIKSGGVSMVYAQINAQTERDLLLMESIAIPLSFLVLVWVFGGLVAAALPMLVGGMAILGTMSVLRLITFSTDVSIFALNLSTAMGLALAIDYTLLIISRYRDELAEGQPRDRALIRTMATAGRTVLFSATTLALSMAAMLLFPMYFLKSFAYAGVATVGFAAMAAVIVTPAAIWFLGDRLDALNVRRLFRRGPAPAAKPVEQLFWYRWAGAVMRRAIPIGLAVTALLVLLGAPFLGVKWGFPDDRVLPTSASAHEVGDQLRNDFTDNSATAVTAVIPDADGLTPAELDRYAAQLSKVAAVTSVSSPTGTFVGGGKVGRAGPTAGLAEGSAFLTVASTAPLFSDVSEQQLDALHAVSGPDGRAVEFGGIAQINRDSVTAITTRLPWVLGVIAVITFGLLFLLTGSVVLPLKALVLNVLSLTAAFGALVWIFQDGHLSALGTTATGTLVANMPVLLFCIAFGLSMDYEVFLAARIREYWLSLDGPTRQRNDRAVALGLARTGRVITAAALVMSISFAALIAAQVSFMRMFGVGLTLAVLVDATLVRMVLVPAFMHVAGGWNWWAPKPLAWLHERIGISENGREHDTEGREPVAAGVTDTGQRG
- the tet(V) gene encoding tetracycline efflux MFS transporter Tet(V), yielding MTTQLERPRWRVLAPLRHREYRLLIGAVALSIFASGMWTVVMALQVIALDNDPTALSLVATCLSAGLIAFVLVGGIAADRLPQRAIIIAVESVNTAVATAVAVLGLTGQLRLWHMAVGATALGVGAAFFFPAYSAYLPRLLPPEQLLAANGIEGMLRPTMQQAVGPAVAGMLIGATFPSLGAVAVAILYGTGLILLIATRPVAQAVPAERPSTHPLADLRDGFRFMVRTPWLLATLLFASGFVLLIIGPLEVLLPFITNARFAHGERIFGFVLAAFGLGGAVGAIAISSVRLPRRYLTVMVMCWGLGNLPLVAIGYTASFAVMAAAAFVVGMTSTAATVIWGTLLQRRVPPAMLGRVSSLDFFVSLVFMPVSMAVAGPLSKVFAVQTIFLAAGTIPAVLGLIAWLAARMPRDEVAHPLNS
- a CDS encoding NAD(P)H-dependent flavin oxidoreductase, with the translated sequence MTLVTKFTEAFGVEHPIAQGGMQWVGRAELVAAVANAGGLGFLTALTQPTPADLANEIAKTRDLTDKPFGVNLTILPSITPPPYDEYRQVIVDAGIKIVETAGSNPGPHLPMFHDNGIKVLHKCTSVRHAVKAQTLGVDGISIDGFECAGHPGEDDVPGLVLIPAAAKEIEIPMIASGGFGDARGLVAALALGADGINMGTRFMCTVESCIHQNVKEAIVAGDERGTELIFRSLHNTARVASNAVSREVVQILAGGGQFEDVKDLVAGVRGRKVFEDGDIDAGIWTAGTVMGLIHDIPTVADLITRIVDEAEDIIIGRLADMVVLDEEEKASA
- a CDS encoding TetR/AcrR family transcriptional regulator, producing the protein MVEALKRRRAARGSGEQLREEILDATTELLLETGHAKAVSIRAVAQRVGVTSPSIYLHFADKDALLDAVCARYFERLDEEMQRVAVGKSSTIEVLRAQGLAYVRFARETPQLYRIATMGEGSPGSDVDMTLASSAFVHMRDSIETLMAEGIYPQGDSTAAALELWTAVHGVAALLIAKPYLPWGDAEQFADRVLSAVCCGRIVHGIVGPDATPEETIAKLQELR
- a CDS encoding NAD-dependent deacylase, whose amino-acid sequence is MQVTVLSGAGMSAESGVPTFRDVETGLWANVDPYEISSSEGWQRHPEKVWAWYLWRHYMMDAVQPNNGHRAVAAWEDYADVHIATQNVDNLHERAGSSQVHHLHGSLFEFRCDRCHLPFTGALPAMPAPVEAIDPPRCACGGLIRPDVVWFGEGLPDAAWNGAVTAVTGADVVIVVGTSSIVYPAAGLPEAALANGIPVIEVNPQATPLSAAATVVVRETAARALPGLLQRLPALLG
- a CDS encoding enoyl-CoA hydratase produces the protein MTYASIDSLLVELDDGVLSVTLNRPDTLNSLSEAMLTGVAEALERAATDPAVRVVKLAGAGRGFSSGAGISAEDVSAKSVNGPEEVLDAANRAVRSIVALPKPVVAVVQGPAAGVGVSLALAADIVLASEKAFFMLAFTKIGLMPDGGASALIAAAVGRIRAQRMALLAERITAAEAYDWGLVTTVHAAEDLDAAVAKVIDTLATGPAVSLRKTKQAINDATLTELEAALEREREGQLVLLTSDDFREGTRAFQEHRKATFTDT
- a CDS encoding class I SAM-dependent methyltransferase, translated to MTTIENPFFARLWTVMSGHEPESLRRLRVENLAGLTGRVLEVGAGTGTNFAHYPTGVTEVVAVEPEPRLAEVAVRAAQSAPVPVTVSTDTVETYAAQQPSWGERSDGKMFDAVVCSLVLCSLDEPDAVLRQLFSMISPGGQLRYLEHAASSGPRASLQRLADATVWPRLLGNCHTHRDTEASIVAAGFEVSRSRRQLTFPAWVPVPVAEFAIGQAVRPG
- a CDS encoding 3-hydroxyacyl-CoA dehydrogenase yields the protein MEIKDSVAVVTGGASGLGLATTKRLLDAGASVVVIDLKGEEAVAELGERAKFVAANVTDEDAVSKALDVAESLGPVRINVNCAGIGNAIKTLGKEGPFPLDGFRKVVEVNLIGTFNVLRLAAERIAKTEPLKNEERGVIINTASVAAFDGQIGQAAYSASKGGVVGMTLPIARDLSRSLIRVCTIAPGLFKTPLLGSLPEEAQRSLGQQVPHPARLGDPDEYGALAVHIVENPMLNGEVIRLDGAIRMAPR
- a CDS encoding PucR family transcriptional regulator; the protein is MEWAKPSPPVRELIRRCAQIVVNARPEWLQELDDAVLNANPAIGSDPELAAAVSRSNRANLFFWGTANVRDPGAPVPPNTGPEPLSIARELVRRGIDAFPLDAYRVGEGVAWRRLMDIAFDLSSDPAELHEMLQICSRSISTFIDATLTGIATQIELERDELTHGTHAERRETVALILDGAPIPRQRAESRLGYALTGTHTAVVIWCEHPDGDLAQLERAAEAIGLAAGGRRPLSVLPSVATRWVWAPGHIETCALEALVAQSPDIRVAIGSTAEGIDGFRRSHFDAITTQQMMARLHSPQRLALFTDIQLVALITADAARAAEFVHRTLGDFENASPELQHTVRTFVGEQCNASRTAARLYTHRNTLLRRLARADELLPRPLAERSVDVAVALDVVRWSAQSRTASR